A single window of Pontibacillus chungwhensis DNA harbors:
- a CDS encoding cytochrome P450 has translation MTVQVPRDKGLDRTVSILKDGYEFIQKRVQYHHLDIYETKVLCEKVALISGESAAELFYDSELMKRNGAMPSRVLKTLFGEGGVQTLDGQAHAHRKQLFMSLMTPEGLERLYGITRKQWSEAATKWEKKGKITLFDEVLELLTRVACEWADVPLPEKEVSKRADDFNKMIEGATKLGPEYLASRRARSRTEKWIVKLIQDVRNGKREATPDSAIYRMAFHEDLEGNKLDEQIAAVELINILRPIVAISRYIVFGAHAFEEHPESRTLIKANEDHLRCFIQEVRRYYPFFPYLAAIAKKDFTWQQYDVKEGQLVMLDLYGTNHDPKVWSDPDEFRPSRFKDYQGSMYDLVPQGGGDHYSGHRCPGEWPTIEVLKASFSFMAAHLDYKVPRQDYSYSLKKIPSIPKSGFVMKKVRQV, from the coding sequence ATGACTGTTCAAGTACCTCGGGATAAAGGATTAGATCGAACTGTTTCTATACTGAAAGACGGGTATGAATTTATCCAAAAACGTGTCCAGTACCATCACCTTGATATTTATGAAACGAAAGTACTCTGCGAGAAAGTGGCCTTAATCAGCGGCGAGTCAGCGGCTGAGCTTTTTTATGACAGCGAGCTAATGAAACGAAATGGTGCCATGCCTTCCCGCGTCCTTAAAACGCTATTTGGTGAAGGGGGCGTACAGACCCTAGATGGTCAGGCTCATGCTCACCGCAAGCAACTGTTTATGTCTTTGATGACACCAGAAGGTCTAGAGCGTTTATATGGAATCACGCGTAAGCAGTGGTCTGAGGCAGCTACAAAATGGGAGAAGAAGGGCAAAATAACGCTCTTTGACGAAGTCCTTGAATTGTTAACACGAGTCGCATGCGAATGGGCAGACGTTCCCCTTCCTGAGAAGGAAGTATCAAAACGTGCTGATGATTTTAATAAAATGATTGAAGGGGCTACCAAACTAGGTCCTGAATATTTAGCAAGCCGTCGTGCCAGATCCAGAACAGAGAAATGGATCGTGAAACTAATTCAAGACGTTCGGAACGGGAAACGGGAGGCAACGCCTGATTCGGCCATTTACCGCATGGCGTTCCATGAGGATTTAGAAGGAAACAAATTGGATGAACAAATAGCAGCGGTTGAATTAATCAATATTTTGCGTCCCATTGTCGCCATTTCTCGCTATATTGTATTTGGTGCACACGCGTTTGAAGAGCATCCAGAATCAAGAACGCTCATTAAAGCAAACGAAGATCATTTGCGCTGTTTTATCCAGGAAGTAAGACGATACTACCCGTTCTTTCCTTACCTTGCTGCGATTGCTAAGAAAGATTTCACATGGCAGCAGTATGACGTGAAAGAAGGACAACTTGTCATGCTCGACCTTTATGGCACAAACCATGATCCGAAGGTATGGAGTGATCCAGATGAATTCAGACCAAGTCGTTTTAAAGACTACCAGGGAAGTATGTACGACCTCGTTCCACAAGGCGGCGGAGATCACTACTCTGGACACAGATGCCCTGGAGAATGGCCTACTATCGAAGTCTTAAAGGCAAGTTTCTCCTTTATGGCTGCTCACTTAGACTATAAAGTACCTCGTCAGGATTACAGTTATAGTCTGAAGAAGATTCCATCCATTCCAAAAAGCGGATTTGTTATGAAGAAGGTACGACAAGTCTAG